ATTTACTAATTTCTTGATAATACCGTACGAATGTGTGTGGAGCTGAAGTTCCTGCTGGATGGATGGGTAGATTGCATTTGTACAGAATTATGCAGGAATCCTCTGTGCTAAGATCTGTgttacatattcatattcaaagTAATGTATAACATTGAGTTTCACGTGGGACAAAAGAAGGATGAACGCAGCGGCCTGTTTTAAATCCGCTAGATGTTGACGCATGAGACTGTATGAATAGAAGAAAAGAACCATTTATTCTGCAGATTGACTAATTAATGCAGAAATATGATTTGACAAAGCACTCGTGAGCAGCAGACTATGAAATTTTATGAAGTGCAGCTTTCTGTTCCctgtaaacataaataaatcagtacAAAAAACCCCCAGCGTATTAACACAGGTCTCAGGTTAATGTgttcataaataaattacagTTTCTTACAGTTTCTTAGTCTCGTTCCGTAATGatttttctctgttgtgtttctttctttgcaGTCCAAACAAGCACACAAGGACTGGACTCTCACCAAAAACCATCAGAACTATGCACATAAGATGTAAGTAAACAGGCCAATCATGCCCTGCACGCTTAACATATTTCATAATGTACTTTAAGCacaacatttatgtttttgttttctttctttctccgtCTACAGCTCTGGAAATCTAGGGAGGACAATCCAGCGACGGCCTGCACAGGCTTCAGACACCTTCTCCAGTCCCAACACACCTCAGTACTGGACCTGGGGGAACCACATGGGGGAACCACGTGGTGTgttaaaatgtgcataaaacatGCATTATACATGCAAAATACATATGCTATCATTCAACAGTTAATGGTCACTAAgaaatttcttttcttttattggcAACAATTGTCCAGTGCATAAAAAATCAAAGGGGTCAAAACTCCAAACATTGTTCATGTATCTGCATACATCTAGAGagtgtgtcacacacactttaaaaggAACCTGACTCGTCAAGTTTAATTGCAATATgctatactatatactatactTTACTACATACACATGCTTTTAATAATCTTAAACTTGGCATCATGGTGACAaagtacataaatatattattaaaacaaGGAGGACCATATAGTTCCATCTTTGAATTCCTCTGAGGAGGTAGAAAAAAGTTCACCAAGAGCTTTCATTTGAGAAACATAAATCCATTTCACTTAAAAATTAAGGGCCTCTGACTGACGTGATGAAATGCCCTCAAACTTTAAATTTGCCCACCAGGGTGTAATGAACACTTTTGTTCTTCTTCATGCAGAGTACAGGATGTCCTCCCAAGTTGGTGGACTCCCCAATCGCTCTTGGACACCTAGATACCCTGTGCCCCCCTCAGCACTGCCACCAAGTGAATATCAGCACAATGTCTACATCCCAGGCGCAGTGTCCCTGAACTGTCCCCTGAAAGTGACCAATTATGGTGACCTGGATGCCTACAGCTCTTTTTCTACATttgggaagaagaagaagctcaTATCCAGCTATGACAAGAAAGACAGAGACACAGTCATTAACAACGATCTCTTCAAATGAGCTCGGCAAGCGTGGAGAGaccattttttatgtataataaGTGAATTCCCTCCACATTGTTCTCCTTCTGCATATTTCTTGAGAATAATAGTAGATACCAAGATTACAGAATTAGTGCATTTCATAGtttagagtgtgtttgtgaaaaagctcataattaaatgtaatatttaaatgatttcaaACAAAACAATTTTCCTATAGTCTTCCTTGTGGTACTGATCAAATTTAGCGGAGAATTACAACAGATTAAAGCAGCAGGATACCAAAGGTCATTATAAAGCAGTGTAGATAATGTggagaaaatgtaaatatgtatagtAATCATATCCTGATATATGTCATGTCtgtagtgtatatatgtgtatatgacTTGAGATAGAATTTTtcctattattttatttgtatgtgaATCCCTGTAAACTCTTGATCCCCACCCCACAGCACCAGTTTTGTCACCTTAAATGGTTACACAGTCTGAAAATTCATAActgaattaaatgaatgaaagtttTAAGAATTTCACCTCACATCCTTTAGGCGCACACAGGTTCTCTTCCCTCATCTGACTGTACTTAACGGTGCATATGATGTCtaaactagggtggtagtagcctagtgggtaagacactcgcctatgaaccagaagacccaggttcaaaccccacttactaccattgtgttcctgagcaggacacttaatcctgagtgtctccaggggggggactgtccctgtaactgctgattgtaagtcgctctggataagggcgtctgataaatgctgtaaatgtaaactagctttttattcattcattatcaTGTCTTATGAAGGAATAATTAGGAATAAGGAATAGTCCTTTACAGCTTGCATCGTTACAGGACGGATATCGGCATTCTGGTATTACGTTATCCCACGTGGAGCAGTCTGGTCTGTAAATCTCGATTGCGCGTTACATGTCGCTGAACAGGAACCCCGTGGCGTGGTCGGCGGTCACGTGGTGTCGCTGGTCGGCGCACAGCGCGGGTAGACGCGGCAGGCGGAGCAGCATCTCACCGATCTAAAGATGACGGACGCTTCAATCTTCAGCGTTTCAGCATGAGACAGGACCTCGTCGCGTGACCAGAAAGATGCATCCGCCCGAGTCCGCGCCACGGCCGTGGAAAAGGCACGTCGCGCCTCTCCTTCTGCTCTCGGCGCTGTGGAGCACAGCTTCGTCCGTAACCCGCTACTCCGTCCCCGAAGAAATGGAGACGGGGACCGTGGTGGCGAATTTAGCCACCGACCTGAACCTCGACGTGCGGAGCTTCGTGGAGCGGAAGGTGAAGCTCGATCACGTCCACAACAAGAAATACCTGGACATTAACAAAGCAAGCGGAGATCTGTTCGTCGTGGAGAAGATCGACAGGGAGTATCTCTGTCCGACCAAAACGTCATCGTCGTGTTTCCTAAAAATGGACGTCATCCTCGAGAATCCCCTGCGCATCTTTAACGTCGAGCTCGAAATTCTGGACAGGAACGACAACGCCCCGCAGTTCCGCAGGGAAGCGATGCACTTGGACATCTCCGAGTCGGCGTCGCCAGGTGAGCGCTTCTCCATAACGAACGCGGTGGACATGGACGTGGGCGAGAACTCCATTAAGACCTATTACCTGAGCCGCAGCGAGCACTTCGCCATCGACCTGCAGTCGGGAAGCGACGGCACCATATACGTGGGCCTGCTGTTGAAGAAGGCCCTGGACAGGGAGCAGCGGGCCGTCCACGGCCTCGTCCTCACGGCCGTGGACGGCGGGGACCCGCCGCGCTCCGGTACGGCGAGCATCATCGTCCAGGTGCTGGACACCAACGACAACTCTCCCCAGTTCGATCGGCAGGTCTACTCGGTGGACTTGATAGAAAACGCGTCGCTGGGGACTTTGGTCATGAGGCTCAATGTCACGGACCTGGATGAGGGTTCTAACGCGGAACTGCTGTTCTCCTACACTCTGTACACTTCGGAGAAGACACAGGAGGTGTTCTCCTTGGATTCTAGCACAGGGGAAATCCGAGTGAAGGGTGTAATTGACTACGAGGAGATTAAAAGTTTCGAAATGTATGTGGAAGCCAAAGACCAGGGCACCCAACCCCTGTCCAGCACTTGTAAGGTGCTTGTGTTCGTCACCGACTTGAATGACAACCATCCCGAAATCACGGTCAAGTCTTTAAAAAGTTCAGTGGAGGAGAGTGCTGAGATAGGAACGGTGATCGCGGTGATTAGTGTCAGTGACCGAGACTCTGGTGACAATGGCAAAGTCGAGCTGGTCATTCACAACGAACATTCGTTGCCATTTGTGCTCAACAAGTCCTCGGACGACTACTTCACTCTGCTTGTGTCCAAGCCTCTTGACCGCGAGATGGTCTCCAGTTATGAGATTACGTTTAAAGTTAAAGACAGGGGGTCCCCGTTCCTGTCTGACAATGAAACCATAAAACTGGAAATTCTCGACGTGAACGACAATGCACCCCAGTTTCCGCAGTCCATCTACACCATCCATCTAAAGGAAAACAACGAGCCCGGGACAATGCTGAGTTCCCTCTCGGCGTACGACCCAGACCTGAACGAAAACCAGTATCTGGtctatttcatcatggagaagGTGATAGCCAACACCTCCATGTCCATGCTGTTCTCCATCAACCCAGAGAATGGCAACCTTTATGCGCTGAAGACGTTCGACTTCGAAAGGGAGAAGGAGTTCCTGTTCCACATCGAGGCTCGGGACTCGGGTGTCCCTCCTCTTAGCAGTAACGTCACAGTCCACGTGGTCATCCTGGACCAGAACGACAACACCCCACTCATCGTGTCACCGTGGCGGGCACAAGGTACCGTCATAGAGCAGGTCATCCCCAGGTCAACCGACAAGGGCTCTTTAATCACCAAGGTGATCGCCCTGGACACGGACTCGTTTGAGAACTCCCGCATCACTTACCAGTTCCTCCAGACCACCGACGCCACCTTGTTCACCCTTAACCAGTATAACGGGGAGGTGAGGACTGCGAGGATGTTCAGTTACAGAGACCCCCGCCACCAGCGCCTCGTAATCGCCGCCAAGGACAACGGTGAGCCCCCTCTGTCTGCTACGGTCACCATCAAGATCACCACGGTGGAACAGGCCATCACGCCGTTTGCAGAGACCACCGAGGTCCCCCTGCACTACGATCTGTTCACCGATTTAAACTTGTACCTGCTCATCGGCCTCAGCTCGGTGTCCTTTTTGCTGCTCATCACTATTCTGGTGATCATCGTGCTCAAGTGCCAGAAACCCAAGCCGGCCAAGGCGCTGCACTCCAACAGAAACAGCATCGCCAGCCAGAGAAATTCCACCATCGCCGATTCAACCCTGATCTCCAGCGATGCCTACTGGTACAGCATGTTTCTGGCTGAGACCAGGAAAGGAAACGTGGTCGTCAGGCAGCCTTTACCCTACGGAGCTGGTTATTTTGTGTCCAGCATTCCCAGAAGTACAGCAGTGACAGAGACCAGCGAGTCACGGGCCTCCACGCTGCAGGTATGCATGAGAAGTGGGCAGACAAGAACTTTGACGCTTCTTCTTGTTAAGCCTTAGCCCTCAGTCCTTGTATGCGCTGCTTTTAATTTGCAGTTTTGCTTTTCAGGTACGTTTTGTCTCCTGTAGTCTACataaaattatacacacacacacacacacacacacacacacacactacccgtcaaaagtttggatgcacaggactaaataacacaaatgaggttatgtaataaacaaaaattcaAATAAGGTATAacttgagtctctccaaagcagggagctgtTGCTGAGATGGCAGCATTTTAAACTATGAACTTCTTTGATGAAGTTAGACAACAGGAATGGtcttccaacagtcctgaagccttgtactgaacactttcttatcattcactcctGTTAATGAGCATCACACGAAGTGGCTGTTGACGATGGcaatagtgaaaaaaaaacggtcctgaaggtaaaaaaagaGGTGTCCCCTCCAcgttcatcaaacatacttcactttctcctgctgcaAAAAAATACTTCTCTTGTTtcatgcattggattcttcacaCTGGCCTCAAtctggggcaggggtggcctggcggttaaggaatcggccccgtaatcagaaggttgccggttgtgtgcacgtgtgctgtgctgcagtgtctcacaatgacaatcacttcactttcactttcgcttAGTCGCCATAACTGCCACGGGTGATGTAGCCaaactttttaatatttgtgtgtgtgtgtgtgtgtgtatcatgttCCATAAAACAGTTTTTCAGAATTCaggacaaagacacacacacacacacacacacacacacacacacacacagatacattaGATATTAATCAGAGATATGATATGTTTCTTGAAATATGCGAGAAGTGTCTATGCAGGAATTTTCATGTGTCTGGGTCTAACCTTTAAAAcacatctttttttctgttcttaaGTACTCTAAATGAAAGGGATCCAACTCTACAGCTGAGGTATGCTGGTTGCTGACTCTGTGTTGTAGGAGAGTCATGATTGGTGTTAGAGAAATAAGtattatgattttcttttttgcaccTTATTTACTGTTTTAGTCCGTGCTCCTTAATTTGCCTACTCAATTAACAACTTTGAATAGTTctaacttttctttttcattaaataaaatatgagacCTGGGTGCCATACAGTCATCAGAGGTGGGCCATCTACTGACCTCTTCACTTTGCCTTCATTAGTGACAAAGCTTTGTATTGTATTAAAATTTCAGAGAGGATTtcattgaattttattttattgttctaaAATTTCCAATAGTATTTTATTACATGCACATCCGGTGCTTACGATGTAAAGTGTGCTAAActgtgttattttaaataaagcataCTAGTCAAACTAGTGGTAACCCAGGtctgataaaatatttattggCATTTGTCTTTTATGTTAAACAGAACCAAGCGACAATAGAGAGCTTGGGTTAAGCTGagatttctgattggctgataaaTATAGTGGGGTACTGCCAGGTCAAAAGAAGAGTAATTTATAGTTTGTCACACATTAGTGGTTATTTACTGGTGATGAGAAGATTTACTCTCTTTAGCTTGGAAACTTACAATTATGGATGCACGCAACATCTGCACTCAAATCCTTACAAGGTGCTACAAGTTCACAGCTGATCCAGACACCACTGTATCTCAAATACTCGTATGAGCTCTCGGTTTTATCAGCCTGCTGTCAGACATCTGCTACACTTTGCATGCTAGCATGGTACATGTCTATTCTGTTCTCTACTCTTCTATTCTGACTCAAAATGATGCAATATAATCTAATAGATGCCAATCGTGTACTGCAACAGAATGAAACTATCGGGTCCCTGCACTAATCCACTGTGTTCACTTGTATGACGAAGTGTGACCAGCCATGCCCCAGTAAACTGGGTACTGGGTACTTGCATGAGATTTTGCTTGCCTGTTTAGATGCTTCTTCACCACATACgtgattttgaataaaatcatTAATGAGCCTATTTATTTTGCAGGAATCAAGAACAAGCAGTGATCTGCCTTGATGGCTGCTACTGAGATCAAGACAACATTCCGGACATGAGGATGCTGTAGCATTTTGAAATCTTACTGAGCCAGTGGGACCTTCCTAAAACATTGAAAACATTCACCAAGCATGAATTGTAAACTTGCATGatgataagattttttttaaatatctgacTTTTATATgagcatgttgaaaatgtgACTATGGAGGCACAATGTTAATTGTGGGTTCCTTCTTGTTATTAAGGTTATTGACAACAGGGCCATTATCTCTGTGGCCTACCATAGCTCCCACAACGGCCTAGATCAAGTCTTTGTCGTACTTCAGCGgaaaaatcatttaaacatcTCATGCCTCTATACAGTAAGATTTTCTACCCTATTTGTGTGCCTGCTAAGGTATATCCAATGCATCACTGGAAGCATCAAACCATGCTAGTGATGTACCGGATGAGAGTTGCAGCCTATATACTTTTATTTGGCCTCTATAACAACAAAAGACCTCAGGACTACATAACTCATTGGCTCATTCTTCCACAATTTTGCCTTTTAAGTGAAGAAAAGTGTATCTCACTACAAAGTATGAAACTGAACCATACCAGGAGTCAACTAAACAGGCTTTCTGCTACCATTGCAGCAATATTTCTGCTTTCACTGTCTCCTTCAAAGTGAAAACATTCACTCACCAAGAGACTAGCTAGCCAGAAACAGACAACAATATTATACCAGTGTGCTACCAaatagatgtttaaaatgagaCTGTTTATTGAAATGGTGAACATGACCATGATGTATTCCTtccttttaaatgattttgtttATGGTGAGATATACAAGCTCAGTAATGTTATTGGCTGGACAGTAGATGTGACATTTTTTAACAAGACAAATGTAAATTGCACAATGAAACCCTGATAAAAGGTTTCAACATGTATCCATGTGCCAAGTAACCCTCTAAAAATATGGCTGGGCCTGACAGCTTCAGTCTCTCATGCCTCATGTCTCAGCTATTGCATTTAGTCTTTATTTTAGTGTTATCAAATACGTCTTGAATATATCTCCCACACTCTGTGATTTTTTGCACATTCTGTGACCTTTTTGGACATTTGTTTGACTACATAAGAATGTATTGTCCTATATAGATGCAGTCACAGCACAATACTATGACAAAACAGTGACTGGCAAAGACCAAACTTCCTCAGTCAGTGTTAATGTCAAAATCACAGAATGAGTCTTAGGCAAATCATTCATATGACTAACTGATTCCTGATGCTGCTTTCTCTGTATTAAGTGCATTGTGTAACTGATTGTATTGTGTTGGTTGTGCAATATTTgaatctgagttttttttttatatataaatcttaTACTTATGGAAATAAGATAATGAATGGCTTtgctgaataaaacatgttaaCATACCTACAGTGCATTTTTCAACTCAGAAATATGGCTTTGCATAAATGTCCAGCTCAGAATCAAAAATACACAATGCTGGCAGAGAAAGATGTAACCAATCAaacccaaatattaaatattctaACAGGCCAAGGGGGGAATGGTGAAAGGAAGTGAAAGTAATATGCTGCCAAATCTGTGTGTAACCTGAGCATGACACTGACTTTGCCCCAAGATCCAGCAGATGAGATATTGAAGCTCCAAATTCAGCATAAATTGTGTGTGTCTTGACCCCTCTATATCATGCAATGGATATTACACAACATGAAGGGTTCACAATTAGTGCCTGTCCAGATGTCCTTTCACTTGGGTGATAAACCGTCTGAATCGCTTCGACAACATTCTTAACAATACCATTAATTAGGAATCACTCATAGGCAAATCTGCAGCTCTGCAGGAGAGTTTATCCAGATTGAGGCCATTAACTGTGCAGACAGAATCAAATGCCATCTGGATGTGTACTGGGATAGCAGGCAATAATAACATAAACCTCTAAGCTGGGCACCTTTGTGCCAACTGAGTGACCTGAATCACAGCAGCTTCTTCTGCAGGGATGCACCAGGCAAAATTGCTGTGTTTTCTTAGCTTCTTTTATACTCTGttctctgtttattttttatattcttattCATGTAGGGGTTCATTTTCATATGGACATATGTAATGTTTATGTTAATAATGGAGCATATTATTGTATGGCACATAGCATTTTTATAGTATTATAATATCATGTGCATTTTTGTTGCAGcccttgttctgttttttttttttttgctccaagGTTGCCATGCCAGCAGGAATTTTGGGTGTGATGTGTCATGCAGAATTACCGACCCAGTATGATCATTACTGCAATATACATGTTTAACTGTTCTGCCTGTGAATACAACACGTGAATTAAAGCCTTTCGTCAGTCTCTCCCTTTTTTGATGATGAAAGTTTCTCCTCAACGTATTCTGCTCTGTCAGTTGTGATTTCTCTGGTGAGACGCTTCAGCCAGTCATTCTATAGGTGACTTATAACGTCATGACCTAAGCAGCAGCACACAGATGTGACCCACATCTCATTCTACACTGCAGTGACTATGACGTCATCACTGGCTCTTTTGGCTGTGTGCCAACACTCACCTAGTGCCCTTGTGcttgttaccatggcaaccactCTGCAATCAATATATGCCATTGCCACTGATATCTTTGGATAACAAGTgagatgtgtgcgtgtgtgtgtgtgtgtgtgtgtatacaagacTCTAACCCTAAATATATAGACATGTATATTATGTACACATGTATGTACCCAAAACAAATACCCCAAAAAAGTATCATGCACTTACTTATATGCTTTGACTAGCAGCAGCAGTAAAAgtaataacaatgataataataacaagcATTATTGTTGCATTATTTTGTAGAACATACAATTTTGAATACAGGAATGTGGGTAAATTAATGTATTACataataaatgtcattaataataaaatgtgcagCAAAGGTTATCAATGCTCTACAGTAAGGCATGTGAACGGTGTGTGGCTGAGATGGAGTGAAAGTGTGGTGACGATGTGACCAGAATGCTACAGAAACACAGTTCCACAGTTCAGAAAGCTTGGATAGGATGCAGCAAAtgtgcaaaagcaaaaaaaaataaataagaagacCAACCAGGCCCTCGGATATTATATCTCCATGTCTCATTAATCCTTTCTGAGAAGCAGTGTGTTCCAGTTTCCAATACCTCAGCACCATCCGGCTGCAGCAATGTCTGCCCCTCCCCCATGTCTCTCATGCTCCTTCCCTCACACTGACGCTCTGTGCCGATTTATTAAGATAAAAGTATGAATCTCTCCAATACGCGCAgtaaattgtatattttatacgTTTACTGACACAGATACACCCGAAACAGGAAAAGATCTAATAAATTCTGAAGGAAACGCCCGACCGGTGGCTCTGGTGCAGTGACGTATGCTCACGTGATTAAATCGCAATAAAACCTAGAGCATAACGCCCTCTaacggtcatggctgccacacCACGTGACAAGACTGTAAAAGCCTTTCCTTGTGTTAAAACTAAAAGTAGAAGGCAGAGTCTGTACTCCAGCCGCCACTAGACGCCAGTGTTCACCAGCAAAACACGAATTGTTGAATTTGTATTACACGtttattatttcttataaaTCAGGACAAGCTGTAAACAATTAAAACACCatcaatgtttaaaaaactgcACATATTACTTTAAGAATATGTGCAATATTCACAACAATTATTGTTTACTGTTGCCCGTATCATTTAATGATGacatgattattttattctatgaatctcttatcagtttaatttattaaaaaacaaaaagcatttcTAAATTCTATTAATCACCCATCATTCCTCTAAGATATTTTTTTGGTCGAATCAATGTGAGAATAAACAGTAAACCCGTTCAAAAACAGTAAAACTGCAGGCGAATATTGATAGGAAAGTTAGGTTTggagctgtccgtggtgctgatcgCTCCGTTATTTACTGCTGTGGCCAGTTGAAATTAATTTTCACCACCACAGGGTGTCACTCTGTAACCGTGTATGAAACGATAACTTGAACTCCTCCTACAGCGATGAAACCCAACCCATTCTCCAGGTCAGAATAGTCATGTCGGCTTGTGGAAGAATACAAAATGAACGATGCTGTTAATATTAAGCTTTTTATTCTGGATTCAGTCAGTTGGATATTTTTCACTTGACCGGAAGGttagaaaataaagaaaaaatatatatattcgaAACAATTATGGATCTGTTCACGAAGAGGGGACATTCCGGAATATTGTTCTTCGTTTGCCTTTGTCTTTACAAAGGTCTGTCGGCGCagattttttattctgtatccGAGGAGGTAAGCCCTGGAACGTTTGTTGGAAACTTGGCAAAAGATTTAAACCTAAAGATATCGGAACTGGACGCGCGTATGCTGCAGATTGTCAAAGGCAAAGCAAAGAGGCATTTCGACGTGGATTTAAATACCGGAGCGCTCTTTGTGACTGAAAGGATAGACCGAGAGCAGCTTTGTTCGAGCAGTGACTCCTGTACGGAGAGCCTGGAAGCCATTGTGAACAATCCCTTAAAGATGTTCAGCGTCTTGGTGAAGATCGTGGACATAAACGACAACGCGCCCAGTTTTCCGGGCAAATCGCAGATTATTAAGATTGCTGAGTCTGCCTTGGCAGGAGCAAAATTTTCTGTGCTAAGCGCCGAGGATCCCGATGTGGGCAGCAACTCCATAGAATCATATAAACTCTCTCCCAATCCCTATTTTAACCTGGATGTGCATCATGAGGCTGACCGAGGTCCATCTGCTGAGCTGGTGCTGCAGAAACCTCTCGACAGGGAGAAGCAGTCAGTTGTAAATCTCATCCTGACAGCAGTAGATGGAGGAAAACCTCCGAAATCAGGAACGACTGAGatcattattaatgttttagATGCTAACGACAATGCCCCGGTCTTCTCTAAATCTGTCTATAAAGCTCAGGTAAACGAGAACGTGCCGGTCGGTACCGCAGTTTTCACCGTCACTGCTACTGATATCGACGAGGACGTTAATGGCGCGATCGTTTATTCGTTTAAACAGGGCCAGAAGGGCATAGGAGATAAATTCGCCATTAATCAGAGCACGGGGGAAATTATTACCACCGGCACCCTGGACCACGAGGAGACGAGTTCGTATGAAATCCGCGTGGAGGCCAAAGACCGAAGCCAAACGCCACTTGGGTCGCACTGTAAAGTTCTGGTAGAAGTATTAGATCTGAATGACAACCCTCCAGACATTGAAATTTCCACTCTCTTAGACAAGGTGAGAGAAGACACAACGAAAGGCACCGCAATTGCACTCATCACCGTCCAAGACCGCGACGGGGGTAAAAACGGGCAGTTTAAGTGCGCCATATCCGGCGGGTCGCCGTTCGTGCTGGAATCGTCGCAGGGGAAATACTTCTCCCTGATATTAAACGAGGCGCTGGACAGGGAAACGAGGTCCGAGTATAACATCACTATAACCGCCACAGATGAAGGGGCTCCTCCCCTCTCCAGCACGGCGGCGATCACGGTGCGTATTTCCGACGTAAACGACAACGCGCCGCGCTTTCCGGAACCTGTGATGAATGCGTACCTGAAGGAAAACAGCCCGGCGGGCAGCAGCATTTTGACGCTGTCTGTAAACGACTTTGACGCGGGTGAAAACGCCCGCGTGACTTTCTCCCTGTTGGACACGTCCACGAGCAGCGCGCCAACGTCAGCTTTCTTCAGCGTGAACCCGGCGACGGGAGAAATTCACAGCGTGCAGTCCTTCAACCACGAAGAGGTGAAAAATATCAACTTTCAGGTCCAGGCCACGGATTCGGGGATCCCCCCACTGAGCAGTAACGTGACCGTGAACGTGTTCATCCTGGACGAGAACGACAACAGTCCTGTTGTTCTCCCTCCCTATTCTGAGCACGGCTCTGTGAACACTGAGAACATTCCCTACTCTGCTGAAGCGGGGTACTTTGTGGCCAAGATCAGAGCTGTAGATGGAGACTCTGGTTATAACGCGCTGCTCTCGTATCACATCTCTGAGCCCAAAAGCACCAACCTGTTCCGAATCGGAAGCAGCACTGGAGAAGTCAGGACCAAGAGGAGGATGAGTGACAATGACTTGAGGAGCCATCCGCTGGTGATCGTGGTCTGTGATCATGGAGAACCTCCTCTCTCAGCCACCGTGTCCATCGATGTTGTGGTGTCTGAGATGATTGATGACGCAGAGACAACATTCAGACAGGTGCCGGTGCAGGAGAAGAACTTTTCTGATTTAAATCTCTATTTGCTCATCGCCATCATCGCCGTGTCGAGCATCTTCTTGTTCAGTCTCATCATCTTCATTGTGGTTAAATGTCATGGGACGGATGGAGGATTCAACAAGTACGGACCTCCAGTCGTCACTACGCACCCT
The window above is part of the Denticeps clupeoides chromosome 6, fDenClu1.1, whole genome shotgun sequence genome. Proteins encoded here:
- the LOC114793112 gene encoding protocadherin alpha-C2 isoform X2 translates to MHPPESAPRPWKRHVAPLLLLSALWSTASSVTRYSVPEEMETGTVVANLATDLNLDVRSFVERKVKLDHVHNKKYLDINKASGDLFVVEKIDREYLCPTKTSSSCFLKMDVILENPLRIFNVELEILDRNDNAPQFRREAMHLDISESASPGERFSITNAVDMDVGENSIKTYYLSRSEHFAIDLQSGSDGTIYVGLLLKKALDREQRAVHGLVLTAVDGGDPPRSGTASIIVQVLDTNDNSPQFDRQVYSVDLIENASLGTLVMRLNVTDLDEGSNAELLFSYTLYTSEKTQEVFSLDSSTGEIRVKGVIDYEEIKSFEMYVEAKDQGTQPLSSTCKVLVFVTDLNDNHPEITVKSLKSSVEESAEIGTVIAVISVSDRDSGDNGKVELVIHNEHSLPFVLNKSSDDYFTLLVSKPLDREMVSSYEITFKVKDRGSPFLSDNETIKLEILDVNDNAPQFPQSIYTIHLKENNEPGTMLSSLSAYDPDLNENQYLVYFIMEKVIANTSMSMLFSINPENGNLYALKTFDFEREKEFLFHIEARDSGVPPLSSNVTVHVVILDQNDNTPLIVSPWRAQGTVIEQVIPRSTDKGSLITKVIALDTDSFENSRITYQFLQTTDATLFTLNQYNGEVRTARMFSYRDPRHQRLVIAAKDNGEPPLSATVTIKITTVEQAITPFAETTEVPLHYDLFTDLNLYLLIGLSSVSFLLLITILVIIVLKCQKPKPAKALHSNRNSIASQRNSTIADSTLISSDAYWYSMFLAETRKGNVVVRQPLPYGAGYFVSSIPRSTAVTETSESRASTLQYSK
- the LOC114793112 gene encoding protocadherin alpha-C2 isoform X1, which produces MHPPESAPRPWKRHVAPLLLLSALWSTASSVTRYSVPEEMETGTVVANLATDLNLDVRSFVERKVKLDHVHNKKYLDINKASGDLFVVEKIDREYLCPTKTSSSCFLKMDVILENPLRIFNVELEILDRNDNAPQFRREAMHLDISESASPGERFSITNAVDMDVGENSIKTYYLSRSEHFAIDLQSGSDGTIYVGLLLKKALDREQRAVHGLVLTAVDGGDPPRSGTASIIVQVLDTNDNSPQFDRQVYSVDLIENASLGTLVMRLNVTDLDEGSNAELLFSYTLYTSEKTQEVFSLDSSTGEIRVKGVIDYEEIKSFEMYVEAKDQGTQPLSSTCKVLVFVTDLNDNHPEITVKSLKSSVEESAEIGTVIAVISVSDRDSGDNGKVELVIHNEHSLPFVLNKSSDDYFTLLVSKPLDREMVSSYEITFKVKDRGSPFLSDNETIKLEILDVNDNAPQFPQSIYTIHLKENNEPGTMLSSLSAYDPDLNENQYLVYFIMEKVIANTSMSMLFSINPENGNLYALKTFDFEREKEFLFHIEARDSGVPPLSSNVTVHVVILDQNDNTPLIVSPWRAQGTVIEQVIPRSTDKGSLITKVIALDTDSFENSRITYQFLQTTDATLFTLNQYNGEVRTARMFSYRDPRHQRLVIAAKDNGEPPLSATVTIKITTVEQAITPFAETTEVPLHYDLFTDLNLYLLIGLSSVSFLLLITILVIIVLKCQKPKPAKALHSNRNSIASQRNSTIADSTLISSDAYWYSMFLAETRKGNVVVRQPLPYGAGYFVSSIPRSTAVTETSESRASTLQESRTSSDLP